The Engystomops pustulosus chromosome 1, aEngPut4.maternal, whole genome shotgun sequence genome has a window encoding:
- the LPL gene encoding lipoprotein lipase yields the protein MRSGGVLALLTWMHCLLSCYKVLATTETPATTTVNSIWRKTDFKDIESKFSLRTPEEPDEDTCYLIPGQEQSVGSCHFNHTSKTFVVIHGWTVTGMYESWVPKLVDALYKREPNSNVIVVDWLQRAQQHYPVSAGYTQLVGQDVASFIDWMEETFNYPLDNIHILGYSLGAHAAGVAGSLTTNKVNRITGLDPAGPTFEYAGTSVTLSPDDAEFVDVVHTYSVGTPDRSIGIQRPVGHIDIYPNGGSFQPGCSIGDTIRLIAENGIRGIIDMDQIVKCSHERSIHLFIDSLLHEEKPNMAYRCNSKEAFDKGLCLSCRKNRCNTLGYKVNKVRGKRSVKMYLKTNGQMPFKVFHYQVKVHFFAKRNFTVTNQPFVVSLYGTKGESENRPLTLAEMSSNKTYSYLIYTELDVGELLMLKIRWENESYLSWANWFSTYAFDVQKIRIKSGEMQKKLVFCPQNGERATITRGKGPVVFVRCNEHSSMKKGD from the exons CAGTGAACTCCATTTGGAGGAAAACTGATTTCAAAGACATTGAGAGTAAGTTTTCCCTTCGGACTCCAGAAGAACCCGATGAGGACACCTGTTATCTTATCCCTGGCCAAGAGCAAAGTGTGGGAAGCTGCCATTTCAACCATACGAGCAAAACCTTTGTTGTGATACATGGCTGGACG GTAACTGGCATGTATGAAAGCTGGGTTCCCAAGTTGGTAGATGCATTGTACAAAAGAGAGCCAAACTCTAATGTGATTGTTGTAGACTGGCTACAGCGAGCACAACAGCACTATCCAGTGTCAGCTGGTTATACCCAACTGGTGGGACAGGATGTGGCAAGTTTTATTGACTGGATGGAG GAAACATTCAACTATCCACTGGATAACATTCATATTTTGGGATACAGTCTTGGTGCTCATGCAGCGGGCGTTGCTGGTAGTCTGACAACTAACAAAGTCAACAGGATAACAG GTTTGGATCCAGCTGGTCCCACCTTTGAATATGCAGGGACATCGGTCACTTTGTCTCCTGATGATGCAGAATTTGTAGATGTTGTACATACCTACAGTGTGGGGACCCCTGATCGCAGCATTGGTATTCAAAGACCAGTTGGACATATAGACATTTATCCTAATGGTGGAAGCTTTCAACCAGGATGCAGCATTGGGGACACCATACGGCTTATAGCAGAAAATGGCATACGTGGAATTATAG aCATGGACCAGATTGTGAAATGCTCCCACGAACGTTCCATTCACCTCTTCATTGACTCACTACTGCATGAAGAGAAGCCAAACATGGCCTATCGCTGCAATTCAAAGGAGGCCTTTGATAAAGGACTTTGTCTAAGCTGCCGGAAAAACCGATGCAATACTTTGGGCTACAAGGTCAATAAGGTCCGAGGAAAGAGAAGTGTAAAGATGTACTTGAAGACAAACGGTCAAATGCCATTTAAAG TATTCCATTACCAAGTGAAAGTTCACTTCTTCGCAAAAAGGAATTTCACAGTCACCAACCAACCTTTTGTGGTTTCActatatggaacaaaaggagaaaGTGAAAACCGACCTCTTACTCT AGCTGAAATGTCCTCAAACAAAACCTATTCCTACTTGATCTACACTGAACTTGATGTAGGCGAGCTGCTAATGCTGAAGATTAGATGGGAAAATGAGTCATATTTGAGCTGGGCAAACTGGTTCTCAACCTATGCATTTGATGTCCAGAAAATAAGGATAAAATCAGGAGAGATGCAGAAAAA GCTAGTATTTTGTCCACAAAATGGAGAACGTGCAACCATCACAAGGGGGAAAGGACCTGTGGTATTTGTGAGATGTAATGAGCACTCCAGCATGAAGAAAGGAGATTG A